cgaagcctctgctggcaccataattttccacatcagcataacacaatatttaaaaaataaaattaaaaacactatttttctctccaaaacctgatacttatcttctttttttttctttttccttttctttttttggataaaatctgATATTTTAAGCTAAGTTTAATctaaagattattattattattatttaaaatctgcaataaaaggataagtattttctttattgcaataaacccaaaaacaaagttaactaattttttaaaccCTACAACCAAACTTCTTAAACCCTACGTTATAGAATACAAttgtttatttcaaaatcttttgattatgcgttaatttattttttgctattatatattagataacaacaaaaaattaaatatatatcaccATATGCCACAAagatgattattaaaaaaacaaaaaaaaaaaaaactgcaataaaaggataagtatcggctttatttcaataaacccaaaaaaaaagttaattaattttttaaaaaccctacATCCAAACTTCTTGAATTCTACgttatagaatataatttttttatttcaaaatcttagCCTTtactggcaccacaattttccacgtacGCACAACACGATATTTAAATGTATATCACCATATGCCACAAagatgattattaaaaaaaaaaaaaaaaaaaaaatctgcaataAAAGAATAAGTATCGGCTTTATtgcaataaacccaaaaataaaagttaattaattttttaaaaaccctacAACCAAACTTCTTGAACTCTACGTTAtagaacataatttttttatttcaaaatcttagcctctgctggcaccacaattttccatatcaacacaacacaatatttaaatgtaTATCACCATATGCCACAAagatgattattaaaaaaaaaaaaaaaatctgcaataAAAGAATAAGTATCGGCTTTATtgcaataaacccaaaaaaaaagttaattaattttttaaaaaccctacaaccaaacttcttgaactctacgttatagaatataattttttttatttcaaaatcttagcctctgctggcaccacaattttccatgtcaacacaacacaatatttaaatgtaTATCACCATATGCCACAAagatgattattaaaaaaaaaaaaaaaaaatctgcaataAAAGAATAAGTATCGGCTTTATTGCaataaaccccaaaaaaaaaaagttaattaattttttaaaaaccctacaaccaaacttcttgaactctacgttatagaatataatttttttatttcaaaatcttagCCTCTGCTGGCactacaattttccacgtcagcacaacacaatatttaaaaaataaaattaaaaacacagtttttctctccaaaacccAATACTtatcttctattttttctttttctttttttggataaaatctgTTATTTTAAGTTGAGTTTAATctaaagattattattattattattttttaaatctgcAATAAAAGGATAAGTATCTGCTTTAttacaataaacccaaaaacaaagttaactaattttttgaaaacccTACAACCAAACTTCTTGAACCCTACATTATAGaatataatttgtttatttcaaaatcttttgattatgtgttaatttattttttactattatatattagataacaaccaaaaattttatatatatatatatatatatatatcaccataTGCCACAAagatgattattaaaaaaaataaaaataaaaaatctgcaataaaaggataagtatcgactttattgcaataaacccaaaaaaaaagttaattaattttttaaaaaccctacaaccaaacttcttgaactctacgttatagaatataatttttttatttcaaaaacttttgattatgcgttaatttattttttgctattatatattagataacaacaaaaaattaaatatatatcaccATATGCCACAAAgatgattattttaaaaaaaatgtgcaataaaaggataagtatcagctttattgcaataaacccaaaaaaaaaaaaagttaattaattttttaaaaaccctacaaccaaacttcttgaactctacattatagaatataatttttttatttcaaaatcttttgattatgcgttaatttattttttgctattatatattagataacaacaaaaaatttaaaatatatatatatatatatatatcaccataTGCCACACTCATACATACCATTATGTCTTGGTGCTATTCAAACTCATAAATTTATTTGGGACTCTAATtctatcatttaatttttttaaaataatataattttctatcagatatatatatatatatatatatacgtatttctttaattttatttgttgacattttgaaagttttaatatctacATTTTTGCATTAGTTattgcaatatttgaacatgtttagcagATTTCAACGGTTATACCatgaattatatattcttttaaagATAACCtatttttctcttgtatttctctattgtgtagtcatatatatatatatatatatatatttgtttcaaaattttctaggCAGTAAAtcttcttattctttaatattttttggcgtttcgaaaattttaatatctgaaACCAATTGGTAGATTTTTCACAAGATATTGCACGTTCAAACAATGACTTCTTTATCAAATcgtaataaaaattgaagtgaaatagaagaaattcatgaaatagtatagtttcataatcaattttaaattttatataattattttagtctatcaCACAAACAAGTAGGTTTCCATGCATAGCACGGGTTTGCGACtagtttttatgatttttaagaTTATGATATCTATTTTTGATATAGATATAATTGGAACTGTAAGACTAGGATATCTATTTTTGATATAAATGGAAGGGTTTttaatttagagtttttttatatatttagagttttttttttttttttggaaatcatGTTCACTCAAAAGGAAATAACTATTTTTGTGATTTCCCTTTAGTTTGTTGATGAAAATATTGAAGCTGtgatgtttttttttcattcattaatatatatttgtgttgtGACTATATGGCGGGATTGGTAAAGTAACTCATATTCCAATTTTGTTCGTGATTGATAATCTTTTACTAAGGAGTTCCATGTCTTACATAATTTAGTTTAGGGTAAAAATTCCAGGCTGGAGTGTTTTAATTTGTTCCTTTTGCATGTTTTAAATCagtctatttctttttcttttcttttttttttccctagaaTTTTAAGTCCTACATGCTAAAGTATAATAACACTACAAAAAAGGGGTCTATAGCCGCATTTCAAAGGGGTCTATCGCCGCGTTTTTGAAACGCAGTTATGGGATATAGCCATGTttcctatagccacgtttacaAACCGGCAAAAAACAGCGTAGCAATaggcctatagccgcgttttttaaccACGGCTATAGGATTCagacctatagctgcgtttttagaAATGTGGCTATACGCTGAGacttatagccgcgtttttaaaaaatgtggcTACAAACCAGCTTTGAGCCGCGTTTATAACTGTGGTTATAGCTTCAGACCTATAGCCGTgtaaaaaacgtggctatatgtttttaaaaaaaaaaaaaacaattctgggttttttttatcccctagaaaattcaaaattaaatacaaatccaaaaaattcaaaatcaaacacaaacctagaaaattcaaaatcaaacacaatatactcacaatacaaacacacccagaaaattcaaaatcaaacacaaacccaaaaaatttaaaatcaaacacaaacccagaaatttaaaaatcaaacacaacatactcacaatacaaacacacccaaaaaattcaaaaccaaacacAACGTGCTCCAAAatataagaacacaaacccatgaatctcctctcattcaacaaaaccaacccaaatCTAACACTAATTCCATTCAAGGAACACAAAAGCACAAGCTTAGAAACACgaaagaacacaaacccatttaattaaacATAAGCATAATATCAGCAACACAATAgcacaaatccaaaaaattcaaaatcaaaactcaaatccaaatcaagACATAGACACAAATATTGCTAGAATATCCACTTCATTTTCAACATTTCCTCTATTTTCTTACtaactaaacataaaaaattttaaaaaactagaTCTGTAGACAAATTAGTGTGcttgagatgaaaaaaaaaaaaaaaaaaaaaaaggtagctacaaagaaacaaagaaaaaaaaaagagttacctagatgtggaaaaaaaaaagaaaaaaaaaaaagaacaaacctgAAGCAATGTAGTCAATACCTTACCGGTACCGGCCGTACTAGCCGGTATGTATCGTACTGATATGTATACCGGTATTGAAATATCAACGTTTCATACTGGTTTAAATACCGGCCATACTGGCCATGTACCGACCATACCagccaatttcgggcaataccAACCggtacatacaaaaaaaaaaagttttcttttttttaagttttgtaatttttgaatttttattagggcagaatggtaacttatttgcattaacatATTAGTATTacttgttttcttagtatgaaatgataatttttaaactttctattttttatattgtgtgtgtgtgtgtgtgtatgttttctttctttctttcaattgatactaaagtttaaaatcatgaataattagttctaaattgaggaaatgttttatgataaacttttatatttattataatacactcacacacacacacacacacacacacacacacacacacacacatatatatatatatatatttatttatttacaaatataaaaaatagcggtaaacccgaaacggtataccggtattgaccggtatccgaaatatatcatACCGCTGATTAAACCAATACAacctccggtacggtattgactcctTTGTCCTGAAGAGTAGTGTAAGTGGAGTGAGtgaagaatgaagaaagaaaaaaggaagaaagagaaaagaaagaaaagatgaaagtgGAGGGAGGTGGGAAAGTGGGGATGTAGGTGGGAAAGGGGGCATACGTGGGAAGCTGAAGAAAACTTATACGGCTGGACCTATAACTGCGTTTGTGAAAATGCGGCTATAGCTAACCTGTGGCtgcattttttttgtgttttaaaacgCAGCTAAAGGAtacctatagctgcatttttaaaaaacgcagctataggtcatccttaaaaaaagtttattagaCTAGACCTATAACCACGTTTTAAAACTGCAATTATAGGTTttctatagccgcatttttttaAACACACAACTATAGGTCCCCCTTAAAAAATTCTTCAGCTGGACCTATAAACGCAGCTATAGCAAACGTTTAGCTGCGTTTTAAGATTAGCTATagctacattttttaaaaatgcggctataggttacccttaaaaaaatttatttgattggaCCTATAGTCGCATTTTGAAATCGCAACTATAAGTTAGTTATAgccacattttttaaaaacgcggctatagatcAGCTAGAGCCGTGTTTTTTGTAGTGTAAGATTGATATTGGGGATGACTAAAACTAGTTTTGagatgttcctaaaaaaaaaaaaacaagttttgagagcAGCATTTATGCATGCCTAGGGTTTTCAAACTAAGTATTGTATCACCTTCAAGCTTTGAAGATCTAAAGATCAATGATCAAGCTAAAGTTCTTGCATACATTACAATGTTACTCCTTGGAAACCTTTAAGATAGTTCTTAAAATAATGGACAGAGCATTCACATGAACATATTTCATTGAGTTGGGTGTGGTAACATTAATAAGTACTACAAAAGATAGTATTAGAATTAGGGTTAATTCAACTATGTGAACTTCGAATCTATTAAAGGATTTGTTTCCTTGTGAGTTGGCGGTAAATcccaaagatttttttttccctaatagggttttctctttgtaatcaatttttttttttttttttttttttgttcttttcacaCTTGTTTATTTTAGCGATATTGGTTTGTGTTGTGATCAAACAAATTAAGTTAAACATGCAAGCAAAATAGGTTAATAAATTGAATTCAGCATAGAATTTGTTAATTATTTGCAACTGGGGTCTAAAGCACCCTTTCACAATCATATATTTTCACCTTTAATTTAAATAACACAAATTAAAATACAACCAACTTTATTACTCTATCTTGGAAATACCCACACATAATATGTTTGCATCCTTATTATTCGAGGAAAAGAAGTATAATGAGTAACAAACAGCTTCAAATCATTCCTTCTCCTGCTTGATACCACAAAGGACTTAGACATATGTCAAGTTCTTATGGTTTCAACTTTAATCTATTCACCCTATTACAATCATATATTTTCACCTTTTATTTaaataacccaaaccaaactacAACCAAACACCTTATCACTATATCTTGAAACTACCCACACGTAATATATTTGCATCCCTATTATTCAATGTTTTTCATGAAGAAGAGGAGACCAAGGAGTGGCAATTAGCTTCAAATCATTCTTTCTCCTACATGATAATCCAAAAGATTCAGACATGTCAATTTCTTCTGGTTTGATCTCATTAGGGAGTTTCCAATTGAAGTGATATAGCAATTGAGAAAGAACAAGTTCAATGTTTGCAAGAGCAAAAGATATGCCAGGACATATCCTCCTACCACCTCCAAATGGAATGAATTCAAAGTTTGCCCCTCTAAAATCAATATGAGAACCTTGGAATCTCTCCGGGTGAAAGCAATCAGAATCACTCCAATATTCAGTATCTCTCCCTATAGCCCATGCATTAATGTATACTTTTGTATTGTTTGGTATCTCATAGCCATTGATTTCACATTTTTCTCTTGATTCCCTTGGGATCAAGGCAGCAGGAGGATGCAATCGTAAAGTTTCTTTCACAACTAGTTTCAAGTAATCTAGTTTTTGAATGTCAACCTCATCAATATTCTTCCGCCCTTTAAGGACTTGTCGCACTTCAGCTTGTGTCTTCTCCATTACTTTTGGATTTCTCAATAATTCTGACATTGACCATTCTATCATGGTTGCTGAAGTCTCACTTGCTCCAGAGAAGATGTCCTGAAAAagaatgttgaattacaatcaCAATGTGATTTGAATGTTTAATATTAAGCAAAATAGGGTAACCTgataatttggaaaaaaaagaaaaaagaaattaaggaaAATCATTTTTTAGTCTCTTATTACGTTTTCCATCCAAAATCATAATTCATGACCTAGATGTTGATTTTTGTTAAGAGGGAAAGAAaagcataaaagaaaaatgaaaatgcaaCAAAAGAAATGTAGGTAAAAAATTGATGGATCTTATTGAGTGGTTTTAGGACCACAAGGTTTTCGCCCAAACTTTACCATAACTTCAACCTGATAAATTGTAAATGGTTACCGGTTACATATTACTTTCAAATGGACGCACAATTTAGTTTTCACTACTCGAAATTTGCAAGATTACAATGTTGTTACAAAATGTAATGAAAATAATTGTGATCCGAAATTTTCTCAATCTTATTTGCTTACCAGGGTGACAGCTTTGATGCGGTTGCTGGTGAGATTAAATTCAAGCTCACCCGATTCCTGAAGTTTTAGAAGTACATCAACTATATCATCATGATCACTTGCATGTTTGTTGGCTGAAGTGGCACACCTTTTCTTCTTATGATCGTTGATTATATCATCGAGAATCTTGTCAAGTTTTTTGTGCATTTTCTTCAAGGCGGGCTTCTTTCCAGTAAGGAAGCTAAGGAACTTTAGTGAAGGAAACAAATCGGGCACTTCAAAGCCTCCACTGAGAATAAACGTTTCCTTGATTAGTGATATGAGTTCCTCTTCATATTTGCACTTCTTCCCAATGGCTGCCC
This genomic stretch from Quercus robur chromosome 4, dhQueRobu3.1, whole genome shotgun sequence harbors:
- the LOC126723291 gene encoding premnaspirodiene oxygenase-like — protein: MLQDPPFSFFTCLLFFFILIIYLKRFKAKDQSHKLLPGPWKLPLIGNLHQLIFFQPHRCLRDLAKKYGPIMQLQLGEVLAIIISSPKVAKEVLKTHDAALANRPVLLAIEVMSYDNSGMIFAPYDEYWRQMRKLCVMQFLSAKRIQSFRSIREEEVWNLVEGISSSAGLQINFTEKISSLTYGITARAAIGKKCKYEEELISLIKETFILSGGFEVPDLFPSLKFLSFLTGKKPALKKMHKKLDKILDDIINDHKKKRCATSANKHASDHDDIVDVLLKLQESGELEFNLTSNRIKAVTLDIFSGASETSATMIEWSMSELLRNPKVMEKTQAEVRQVLKGRKNIDEVDIQKLDYLKLVVKETLRLHPPAALIPRESREKCEINGYEIPNNTKVYINAWAIGRDTEYWSDSDCFHPERFQGSHIDFRGANFEFIPFGGGRRICPGISFALANIELVLSQLLYHFNWKLPNEIKPEEIDMSESFGLSCRRKNDLKLIATPWSPLLHEKH